CCTTGATGCAATTACACGGGCTGAGCGGCGATCGCGCCAATGCCCTCCAAGTTTACTACCAGTGCATGACCATGTTGCGAGAAGAGTTGGGTGTCGATCCGAGTTTGACCACTCGCAATCTCTACCAAAGCCTTTTAAATGATGATGAACCGCCTAGCTTACAGGACTCATACCAAATCCAGATCGAGCGCCAGTTGTCGATCGAGGCGACTGAAGTAGTCGCGGCTACCCAAATGCAGCCCGAGAGCGTGCCATCGGATTGGCGAGCGACGGCGTTGGTACAGCCTGTTACCGAGCAAAGTATCCCATTACCTCCTCTGCCACCCGTAACGACTAACAATTCCCTGCCGCTGGTAGGACGAGATCGCGAATTGCACGTCCTCCAGGACTGGCTGACCGCTACCCCAGAAACCGGCACCGCAGAAATCCTGCTGCTGCTGGGGGAACCTGGAATTGGTAAGACTCGCCTGTTAGAAGAACTAGCAACTGCCGTTCGCGCTCAAAACGGTCAGGTGCTTTGGGGATGTGGGTTTGAAGCTGAAATGCTCAGACCCTATGGTGCTTGGATCGATGCGATCCGCTCCTTTCCCCAGCAATCTCTAGCCGACTTACCTTTAGAACTGCGATCGCTTTTCCCCGAAGTTTCCGTTCAACCAGAAGCACCTGCCGATCGCTGTCGGCTGTTCGATGCGGTGGTTCGCCTCCTGTCCCAGCGATCAGGAGATCGGAGCTTGACTGTCGCGATCTTCGACAACATTCAGTGGTTAGACGAAGCCTCAACCGCTCTCCTGCATTATGCTGCTCGGTTGCTCGGTCGGACGACGGTGCGGTTTGCCTGTGCTGCCCGTCCTCGCGAATTGGAGCGAGATCTACCTGTCAGCAAATTGGTATCAGCCCTCCGGCGCGATCGCCGCTTGCAAACCCTAGAACTCCCACTCCTGGAACAGCCGCAGATCGTCGAACTGATTCGTGCCGTCGATGGGGCGATCGATGGCGATCGAGTATTTGCCGAAAGCGGAGGCAACCCGTTGTTAGCTCTGGAAATTGCCCGGGCTATCTCTCAATACGGTACAAATTGTACGGTTTGTTCTGACAGTCTGGAAGCTCTGATTCAGGATCGATTGCAGCAACTGGATCGATCGACCAGAGAACTCCTGCTGTGGGCGGCTGCTCTCGGTCGCAGTTTCGACCCTACCACCATCGCCCAGATTGCCGACTGTCCCATTCACCAACTGCTGATGGCGATCGAAGAACTGGAACAAGAAGGCATCGTGCGTCCAGCCGCCGCGATTGAGGGTGAAATGCAATACGACTTCGTGCATGACATCGTGCGTCAAGTGGCCTACAACCAGCTATCGACTGCCCGCCGTCGCTTGGTACACCTGCAAATCGCCCAAACGCTAAAAAAATCTTTCGCTGCCGATGGTTCCCTAGCTAGCGATATTGCCTACCATGCCTCTTTAGGGGGCGATCGCGCTTTAGCAGCATCGACGGCTTTAGCAGCAGCCGAACGCTGCCTGAAACTGTTTGCTTATGCCGAAGCCCTAGAATTAGCCGAACAGGGCATCCAGCACAGCCAATTTCTCGAACCCCAAACCAGAATTTCATACCATGCCGGATTCCTGCGGGTTTGCGTATTTGCTGGGGTAACGGGAGAACGCGCCGCTCGGCTAGAAACCGAGATCCAACAACTGCTCTCGGAAGCCAAGTCTTTGGGATTAAACGAGGCTGAGGCGATCGCCCTCGAAGCATTGACGATCTTACAGTTCGATCGCGGCAACTTTACCAGCGTCCACCAGCATTCCCTGCAAGCTGCCGCCAGTCAGTTTGCCAGTCCAGCAACAGCCGCTCGGATGCTTGCATTGAGCGGTTCCTGTCTGGCAGAAATCGGACGAGAGATGGCGCGAGCGGAAGCCCTGCTGCTAGAAGCGCAATCCCTGGCAGCTAGGGTGGGTTTAGAGATGGGCGATATTTTCGGTGGTTTAGGATGCGTGCGTCGCCATCGCGGAGACTATACCGAAGCCCGATCGCATCTCCAACAGGGATGGCAAGCGATCCGAGCGCAGAAAGACCATTGGCGGGAATTTAGCTATCTCAGCTACCTGGCAATGACTGAGTTGGAGGCAGGCGAGCCGATGGCAGCGTTAACTTACTGCGATGAAATGTCGGTGGTGGCAGCTAAAATTCAAGGTGAGGGGAGCGAAGCGGCGGTTGCATCTGCCTTGAAGACCTTAGCTCGCTATGGTCTGGAATTACCGAATACAGAAGCGAAGTTGACTGAGGCGATCGCTACCTTGCAACAGTTGGATGCCAAACGAATGCTATCCTACGTCCTGACTGGTGCTGCCGAAATCGATTTGAGTCGCGCTCGAACTCAGTTGGCAGTCGATCGGGCTGAAGCTGCTCTCAAAAACGCTCGAATCGTCAATCATCCCAGCGAAATCGCCCTCTCGTGGGCAATCCTGATTCAGGGCTTGTTAGCGTTGGGAGAGCGACAGAAAGCAATGGCTCAACTCGAACTGCTACGACAGACGATCGAGCATTACGATTTGAGTTTCTCGGCTCAGTCGGCGATCGAGCGGGCAATCGAGCAGACGCAGGCAGTTACGCCTGCTATGTGCCAGCCATTGGAATAGACTTAATTCTTCCCCCTCTCCCCCATGCCCCATGCCCTATGACTATTGCGATCGTTGAAACTCTCTCAGACTCTCCCCTCAACCCAGAGGAACCGAACGATACCAGTCTTCGAGTTTTAGATTGCTTGGCAAAACGCCATGCGACCTGGCGTTATTCCCTGCTGTCGAGCGATCGCCATCGCATGATTTGCACGTTTGATGCTCCCGATGCAGAATCCGTGCGGGAGTCGTATCGTAAAGGTGGAGCGGTATTCAGTCGCATCTGGGCTGGGGAATTGTTGAAGCCAGAGGGCATTCAACCGCAGCGCCATCCATCTCTGCTGGTGGTAATTGAAGGCACCTATCCCCCAATTGGAGAGGAAGAGTTGAATGAGATCGGCAGTAAAACGTTGAGTTGTTATGCCGAGCGAGGGATTGAGTGGATTCAATCTTACCTGTCGCTTGATCGCACCCGCCTGATTTGCGAATTGAATGCTCCCGATGCCGAGTCCGTTCGGGAAGCTCAGTATAGAGTTGGAGTTTCCTTCGATCGCGTCTGGTCGGCAACGATCCTCAAACCGTAAGAGCGATCGAATCCCAAACTGATATAACAAACAAATTGGGGGTAAAACTATGACTCGCGTTCTGGTTGAAAAAATCTTCGATCCACCCATCAGCGAGGAAAAGTGGAATCAAGATATCGAGCAGGCGATACCCTGCCACAATGCTCACGATGTCCGTTGGATTCGATCGATGATGTCGCGCGATCGCTCTAGGGTCATCTGCGAATTTGAAGCCTCGGATGCAGAAACCGTGAGGCGATCGTTTCGCAAAGTCGGTTTGCCGTTTGCCCGCGTGTGGGTAGTAGATGTCTTAGAACCAGTGGTGGTAGACGATCAAGGGACGATCGGCACCCAAGGCTGGAGGGCGGGCGACTGTATAGAACTGAACGAAAAATCAAGGATTTAAGCTCAAGACGATCCCCCTAAATCCCCGCGCCTCTGCGCTAGAAAAAAGGGGGACTTTGAATCCGGTTCCTTTAAAAGGATCGACTGTAGCGAGCAGGGAGCGCTTTGGGAACGGTTTCGGATCGCTGTACTCGTTATCTTAGATTTAAATCGATGGACAAGATACTGCTTGAGTTAAGCAAGTCAAGTCACTTCTTTGATTTGGTTGAGTGAGAGAGCAGAGCAAAAGATATTTACTAACTTTGGCTTTTCTCTCTTTACTTGCATCGCAATTTTGTCGTGTAAATAGAGGTATATTTTAACTAATATTTATCGATAGTTGCTGTTAGTAGTTTCTATTTATAGCTAAGATATGACACTACGATTATTTGTGACCAAATCAATCAAAAATATGATTTGTTGGTCGCGGAAAAACTTACATTTTTTCTAGCTTGTCGATTGCAAATCGTATCTGCGATCGCTAAATTTAGCTTCTAACGATCATGTTCAAAACACTTTTAGGCTAAAAATTTACCAAAACTAACTATAAATCAGTTGTCCATTCATCTGCCTTTGATAATATATATACTGGGAAAAATCGAATAAATACTATGTTCTAATATCGATTAGCCAAGACACTTAACAAAGTGCCTTGGCTTTGTTTTGTTATTTTTTTGTGAGAGCTTTTAAGATTTTTTTGTTTTGAATTTTTACTGAAACAACTTACTTTTTCATGCTTTTTAATGCTGACACAAACTCAAATATTTCTTAAATTTAATACATGATGAAATTAACGCCAAATAACATTAAACAGAGGTAAATTATGAACAGTAAAAAACAAATCAAAGCTCTAGTTGCCCTAGCAACTTTAATATCTACCAGTGCTATTTCTAATGCTGCTTTTGCAGGCGATGCCAAGGTCTATCCTGGTAGCCAATGTTATCTGGCAAACCCGACTTCTAGCAACCTTGGGAGTATCCAGCTATTTGGCGGACAAGTCATTAACGTCAGTAATTTCACTGTGGAAGTGAATTGTCCGGTTGTGCGGGATATCACTGGTGGCACTGAAAACGGTAAAGTCGGCCCGACGGCTTTAGTTCACGTGTATAACAACAATGCTGCTAGCACCACCATTGAATGCGACCTGCGAGCCTATGGGGTCAATCAGCTAGGACCAACAGGCGCTCAGTTTCAGCGATTAACCAAAGTTGTGAACGGCGGTGCACCTGGCACTCCTGGGAAGTCCTCGCTTTTCTTCGACGGTCGGGTTCAGCAAACCCCTGGTGGCGCTTACGAAATCCGTTGCAATCTACCTGCTCGTACTGGAGTTGGTACGTACACGGTGACTGAGTAAGTACCTCTTGAGATGGACTGCCAATGCTAGCTGAATCTATTTCGGTTAAGCATTGGAGTCCCCGATCTGGGGCTGTGACAGGGACAGCCCAGAGGGCTATCCCACAAGAAATTACCCAATTATTTTTTAAATTCCTTAAACAGACTCAAAATACTCTATTTTCAGCCCAAAATTAACTCAAAAAGATAAAACCAATGGCACGATACAGAGACAATTTACCCCAACTATTGATCGCCATGTAACAGCGATCTGTAAAGCTTGCTTGCCCGTTTTGTGGACTCACCTTGCATCAACCATCACACTATAGGAGAACAACTATGGAAACCCTAGATCTAGCCAAATCGGAAGCATTCGCCGGACGGATGCTAGACATATTAAATAGTGGTGCGATCGCCATTATGACCTCGATCGGACACCGCACCAGATTATTCGATACGATGGCTAATTTGCCACCTTCTACCAGCCAACAAATTGCCGATGCTGCCAGATTAAACGAGCGATACGTGCGGGAATGGTTAGGTGCAATGGTGACGAGCAGTTTTATCGATTACGATCCGGCAACGGGCAATTACTTTTTGCCTCCCGAACACGCCGCTTGGCTGACCCGAACCTGTCCTCAAAATATCGCGGTGACGGCTCAATTCGTTCCCGTGTTAGCAGGAGTTGAAGATCGAGTAATTGAGTGCTTCTACCAAGGCGGGGGCGTTCCTTACTCTGCTTACGAACGCTTTCATCAAGTTATGGCAGAAGAGAGCGGTCAATCGGTAGTTGCGGCTTTAGAAGAAACAATTCTGCCCGTGATTCCCGATCTAGTAGCAGCGTTGGAACGGGGAATAGATGTTTTGGATGTTGGTTGCGGTTGTGGTAGGGCGATTAATCTCATGGCCCAGCGATTTCCCAACAGTCGCTTTACTGGGTATGACTTTTCAACAGAAACGATCGCCGTTGCCCAATCGGAAGCAAGCGATCGCAGTTTAACCAATACGCGGTTTCAAGTCAAAGATGCCGCCCAACTCGACGAAGTAGAACAGTATGACTTGATTTGCACCTTCGATGCGATTCACGACCAAGCGCGCCCGGATTTGGTGTTGCGCGGCATTTATCGAGCCTTGCGCCCCGACGGGATTTATTTGATGCAAGAGATTCGGGCTTCCAGTCAAGTAAATAACAATCTGGAGCATCCCATCGCACCCTGGCTCTACACCATTTCTTGCCTGCACTGCATGACGGTATCTCTGGCATCAGGCGGCATGGGATTGGGGACTATGTGGGGTCAAGAAAAGGCATTAGAAATGCTCGCTGAAGCAGGATTTGAGAATGTAGAAATCAAGCAACTCGAACATGATTTTGTCAACGATTATTACATCGTTCGGCAGAAATAAGCACAAATCCGGTTTAAATACCCATGCTCGATTCATGAGTCCGCGCCGGCGGACTTAGATTGTGTAGCCGCGACTTTAGTCGCCAGGGGCGATCGATGCAGATGTAGTTTCAGAGGCAAACAACCATGTGTCAAATATGCGCTTTAGCAGCAAGTTATCAAAAACTAAAAAAACGCGATTCGCTAGTTTTTGAAACCAAACTTTCCTCGGCATTGTTTCCCAAAAAGTTGATAGAACGAGCGAATTTACCAACTCGATCGCTTGGTAATATCAGATCCAGCGATCGTCAACCATTTTCTTCTGGCGGTTAAAACCGCAGCTACACAAGCAAAGTCCGCCTATCTCCTGCGGAGAGGCTACGCCAACGCGGACTAAAAAATCAATGGGCCACTATAAACTCGTTAAAGGCTGCACAAAAGCGCTAAAACGAGCCGAATTTAACGCTTCTACGGCAGCTTGGCGGTCTTGCACCCAGAATTGACGACCTAAACGGACAAATTGTCGGCGATCACCTGTACCTACAATTCCAAAAACGGGGATTTTCTGGGTTTCTTTGTCGGCGGAATGTTCTTTAAGGATGGTACGCAGGCGGTATTGTTCTTGTAGGTCGCTGGCTTGCTGTAAGGTGAGTTCTACCATCACCATTCGCACTTGTTCGATGATTTCTGCGTCTTCAACAATCACTTGGATGCGATCGTCCTTTCTGTCTATTTTGCCCCAAATAATTAGTTGTGCGTCTGCTTGTA
This window of the Merismopedia glauca CCAP 1448/3 genome carries:
- a CDS encoding DUF4242 domain-containing protein, whose product is MTRVLVEKIFDPPISEEKWNQDIEQAIPCHNAHDVRWIRSMMSRDRSRVICEFEASDAETVRRSFRKVGLPFARVWVVDVLEPVVVDDQGTIGTQGWRAGDCIELNEKSRI
- a CDS encoding class I SAM-dependent methyltransferase, with translation METLDLAKSEAFAGRMLDILNSGAIAIMTSIGHRTRLFDTMANLPPSTSQQIADAARLNERYVREWLGAMVTSSFIDYDPATGNYFLPPEHAAWLTRTCPQNIAVTAQFVPVLAGVEDRVIECFYQGGGVPYSAYERFHQVMAEESGQSVVAALEETILPVIPDLVAALERGIDVLDVGCGCGRAINLMAQRFPNSRFTGYDFSTETIAVAQSEASDRSLTNTRFQVKDAAQLDEVEQYDLICTFDAIHDQARPDLVLRGIYRALRPDGIYLMQEIRASSQVNNNLEHPIAPWLYTISCLHCMTVSLASGGMGLGTMWGQEKALEMLAEAGFENVEIKQLEHDFVNDYYIVRQK
- a CDS encoding ATP-binding protein — its product is MSLTLGIRLLGGFSLTYGDRTVTKIASSRSQALLAYLLLHRQSAQSRQRIAFDLWPDSTDAQARTNLRKELSYLRRDLPEADRFLLVEAKTLQWLPTAPFTLDVLEFQESIKAAGQTTARLDQARSHLDLALQLYRGDLLPSCEDEWLVAERERLAQMRVRALEESIEVLQKQQDYRTAIGCAQQLLRIDPLNEATYASLMQLHGLSGDRANALQVYYQCMTMLREELGVDPSLTTRNLYQSLLNDDEPPSLQDSYQIQIERQLSIEATEVVAATQMQPESVPSDWRATALVQPVTEQSIPLPPLPPVTTNNSLPLVGRDRELHVLQDWLTATPETGTAEILLLLGEPGIGKTRLLEELATAVRAQNGQVLWGCGFEAEMLRPYGAWIDAIRSFPQQSLADLPLELRSLFPEVSVQPEAPADRCRLFDAVVRLLSQRSGDRSLTVAIFDNIQWLDEASTALLHYAARLLGRTTVRFACAARPRELERDLPVSKLVSALRRDRRLQTLELPLLEQPQIVELIRAVDGAIDGDRVFAESGGNPLLALEIARAISQYGTNCTVCSDSLEALIQDRLQQLDRSTRELLLWAAALGRSFDPTTIAQIADCPIHQLLMAIEELEQEGIVRPAAAIEGEMQYDFVHDIVRQVAYNQLSTARRRLVHLQIAQTLKKSFAADGSLASDIAYHASLGGDRALAASTALAAAERCLKLFAYAEALELAEQGIQHSQFLEPQTRISYHAGFLRVCVFAGVTGERAARLETEIQQLLSEAKSLGLNEAEAIALEALTILQFDRGNFTSVHQHSLQAAASQFASPATAARMLALSGSCLAEIGREMARAEALLLEAQSLAARVGLEMGDIFGGLGCVRRHRGDYTEARSHLQQGWQAIRAQKDHWREFSYLSYLAMTELEAGEPMAALTYCDEMSVVAAKIQGEGSEAAVASALKTLARYGLELPNTEAKLTEAIATLQQLDAKRMLSYVLTGAAEIDLSRARTQLAVDRAEAALKNARIVNHPSEIALSWAILIQGLLALGERQKAMAQLELLRQTIEHYDLSFSAQSAIERAIEQTQAVTPAMCQPLE
- a CDS encoding DUF4242 domain-containing protein; protein product: MPAIGIDLILPPLPHAPCPMTIAIVETLSDSPLNPEEPNDTSLRVLDCLAKRHATWRYSLLSSDRHRMICTFDAPDAESVRESYRKGGAVFSRIWAGELLKPEGIQPQRHPSLLVVIEGTYPPIGEEELNEIGSKTLSCYAERGIEWIQSYLSLDRTRLICELNAPDAESVREAQYRVGVSFDRVWSATILKP